The following proteins come from a genomic window of Gimesia chilikensis:
- a CDS encoding serine/threonine-protein kinase translates to MENCLSDNQIHQYLVHDLNGEDLQRYSEHLNECGSCQKRIEIQSEDDELKVWHNCHRQQAQEEPAEKHAFTDERIDKLFRSTFSSIHQSGSRSNKASDQPAANATSTLPLPDEAPIRTIGNYHLIEQIGKGGMGAVYRATHSHLKKQVVVKLILNNRVDDETQVQRFYREMEVIGSLDHANIVKATDAGEIDGTCFLVMEYLDGHDVKSILNAEKTIPLSSACYILRQVANGLQYIHNHQLIHRDIKPSNLFLTSDGQVKILDLGLAGLKQGECSDLTDSNCIMGSVYYMAPEQAQNVKNIDHRADIYSLGCAFYQMLTGRPPFKKTSQLETIIAHRETPPPHLRVPIPNIPPEIEDLFQSMMKKDPEERIQTMAEVVEILDHFLYQRSELPLSESSETRFTESQELKQLCTNARLSPAIEALQQTATTQYRQLGESAPLRKRMVSSSIFIACALGVAGALIWLNKPDVPSTTADNKTTQTAGIAPVILPAINAELERKAAVWFLNHRCVLWVSGENKSINQIESLPNHDFSITRIDFKPQPITPELLAPLKGLSRLEELNLFNCRITAGSLQPLEGMLSLMKLDLHSTGITDAELAVVSSLKNLTNLSIHKNPKLTDQGMQHLADLQNLVSVNLARLNVSDKGLQFLQTNPALNWLNLEDTNTSDASIPALKQLHSMDKLHLKESKVTEAGFQEIKNSLHNATVLSY, encoded by the coding sequence ATGGAAAATTGCCTCTCGGATAATCAAATTCACCAATACCTCGTGCATGACCTGAATGGCGAAGATTTACAGCGCTATTCTGAGCACCTCAACGAGTGCGGCAGTTGCCAGAAACGAATTGAGATCCAGTCAGAAGACGATGAACTCAAAGTCTGGCATAACTGCCATCGACAACAGGCCCAGGAAGAGCCCGCAGAGAAACACGCATTTACCGACGAACGGATCGATAAACTTTTTCGCTCCACATTTTCCTCCATTCATCAATCCGGGAGTCGCAGCAACAAGGCATCAGACCAGCCGGCTGCCAATGCGACATCGACATTGCCCCTGCCGGATGAAGCCCCCATCAGAACCATTGGGAATTACCATCTCATTGAACAGATTGGGAAAGGCGGCATGGGAGCCGTCTACCGTGCCACACACTCACATCTCAAAAAACAGGTCGTTGTGAAACTGATCCTGAATAATCGCGTCGATGACGAGACCCAGGTTCAACGGTTTTACCGCGAAATGGAAGTGATCGGCAGCCTGGATCATGCCAACATTGTCAAAGCTACAGACGCAGGAGAGATCGACGGGACCTGCTTTCTGGTGATGGAGTACCTGGACGGCCACGATGTCAAATCCATCCTGAATGCGGAAAAAACAATCCCTCTCTCATCCGCCTGTTACATCCTGAGGCAGGTCGCAAATGGTCTGCAGTACATCCATAACCATCAACTGATCCACAGAGATATCAAACCCTCCAATCTGTTTCTGACCTCCGACGGTCAGGTCAAGATTCTTGACCTCGGACTGGCCGGACTGAAGCAGGGGGAATGCAGCGATCTGACCGACAGCAACTGCATCATGGGCAGTGTCTATTACATGGCCCCGGAGCAGGCACAAAACGTCAAAAATATCGACCACCGTGCAGACATTTACAGTCTGGGCTGCGCTTTCTATCAGATGCTTACTGGCCGGCCTCCGTTCAAGAAGACATCACAACTCGAAACGATTATTGCTCATCGCGAGACCCCACCGCCACATCTGCGAGTTCCCATTCCGAACATACCTCCTGAAATTGAAGATCTCTTTCAGTCCATGATGAAAAAAGATCCGGAAGAGCGGATTCAGACAATGGCAGAAGTTGTGGAGATTCTCGATCACTTTCTGTATCAGCGATCGGAGCTACCACTCAGCGAATCCTCGGAAACCCGGTTCACGGAGTCTCAGGAACTGAAACAATTATGCACGAACGCAAGGCTCTCCCCTGCAATCGAAGCACTGCAACAAACGGCGACCACTCAATACAGACAGCTGGGAGAATCCGCACCTCTCCGAAAGAGAATGGTCAGTTCATCTATTTTCATCGCCTGTGCACTGGGAGTGGCTGGTGCACTGATCTGGCTTAACAAGCCCGATGTGCCCTCCACAACGGCGGACAACAAGACCACCCAAACAGCCGGTATTGCTCCAGTGATTCTACCTGCTATCAATGCGGAACTGGAAAGAAAAGCTGCAGTCTGGTTCCTGAATCATCGCTGCGTGCTTTGGGTCTCTGGTGAGAACAAATCCATCAATCAGATTGAGTCGCTCCCCAATCACGATTTCTCCATCACACGAATTGATTTCAAACCCCAGCCCATCACTCCCGAACTGCTGGCTCCCCTCAAAGGTCTCTCTAGACTGGAAGAGCTTAACTTGTTCAATTGCCGGATCACTGCCGGATCGCTGCAGCCATTGGAGGGTATGCTCTCTCTAATGAAACTGGACCTGCATAGCACGGGAATAACTGATGCTGAACTGGCAGTTGTCAGCAGCCTGAAAAATCTTACCAATCTCTCAATTCACAAAAACCCCAAATTGACGGACCAGGGTATGCAGCATCTCGCTGATCTCCAAAATCTGGTATCAGTCAACCTGGCTCGCCTGAACGTCTCTGATAAAGGCCTGCAGTTTCTGCAGACCAATCCTGCTCTGAACTGGTTGAACCTGGAAGACACCAACACCTCCGACGCCTCAATACCTGCACTCAAACAACTGCACAGTATGGATAAGCTTCACCTCAAAGAATCCAAGGTGACTGAAGCTGGTTTTCAGGAAATTAAAAACAGTTTGCATAATGCGACTGTACTTTCATATTAA
- a CDS encoding RNA polymerase sigma factor has protein sequence MNYGTEWPSTHITLLNRVRLHTDAEAWREFVKIYGPLIYNYCRKKRLNDTDAEDVCQEVFRQISTSLNSFEYNRKLGRFRSWLGTVTYHEICRFWKKNQRVQHQTGKSELEEFINKHPGEIDGVWSDEFCSHIYETALETIRPQFDEKTWRAFELTWIQDSPTKAVAIELDVDPNWIYKAKFLVQQKLKEEIKRLSFDSVVFQK, from the coding sequence ATGAACTACGGCACTGAATGGCCTTCGACACATATCACGCTCCTGAACCGTGTCCGCCTGCATACGGATGCGGAAGCGTGGCGGGAGTTTGTAAAAATCTACGGGCCTCTGATCTATAATTACTGCCGAAAAAAGCGGCTGAATGATACCGACGCCGAGGATGTCTGCCAGGAAGTCTTTCGCCAGATCAGCACATCCCTGAACTCATTCGAGTACAACAGAAAGCTGGGCCGTTTTCGTTCCTGGCTGGGCACGGTCACCTACCACGAAATCTGCCGGTTCTGGAAAAAGAACCAGCGGGTTCAACACCAGACGGGAAAAAGCGAACTGGAAGAGTTCATTAATAAGCACCCCGGCGAAATTGATGGTGTCTGGTCTGATGAATTCTGCAGCCATATTTATGAAACCGCATTGGAGACAATCCGCCCGCAATTTGACGAAAAAACCTGGCGCGCGTTTGAACTCACCTGGATTCAGGATTCCCCTACCAAAGCAGTGGCGATAGAATTGGACGTTGATCCGAACTGGATTTACAAAGCCAAGTTCCTGGTTCAACAGAAACTGAAAGAGGAAATCAAACGTCTTTCCTTTGATAGCGTCGTATTCCAGAAGTAA
- a CDS encoding MarR family winged helix-turn-helix transcriptional regulator, translated as MAQSNLQEELKKKQPFDSLEQAAILNILRTSDIFHNQFGKLFREFGLTPSQYNVLRILRGEGKPMPSLEIASRMVQVVPAITGLLDRLQAQDLVKRKRCTEDRRVVYIEITPKALKLLKQIDEPDLELHRKLIGHLSKNELNELSRLLEKARTSLVPAN; from the coding sequence ATGGCGCAAAGCAATCTGCAAGAAGAGCTAAAAAAGAAGCAACCTTTCGATTCCCTGGAACAGGCAGCCATTTTAAATATCCTGCGAACCAGCGATATTTTTCATAACCAGTTCGGTAAACTGTTCCGGGAATTTGGCTTAACCCCTTCTCAGTATAATGTTTTACGCATTCTACGCGGAGAAGGTAAACCCATGCCTTCACTGGAAATTGCCAGTCGAATGGTACAGGTCGTTCCCGCCATCACCGGATTACTGGATCGCCTGCAGGCTCAGGATCTGGTCAAGCGCAAACGCTGCACAGAAGACCGGCGTGTGGTTTACATTGAAATCACACCGAAAGCACTCAAACTGCTCAAACAGATTGACGAGCCGGATCTCGAATTGCACCGTAAACTGATTGGTCATTTGAGTAAAAATGAACTGAATGAACTTTCTCGGCTTCTCGAAAAGGCACGGACCTCGCTGGTTCCCGCCAATTAG
- a CDS encoding xylose operon transcription regulator XylR, with amino-acid sequence MQNRTAPQVAIFIETSKTFGREILQGISSYSRTHGPWSVYIDEWGPETSLPDWLNGWEGDGIIARVRSRQMAERLSAANVPVVDTLQQISDLGLPGVYSDDTALARIAFEHLQDRHLRNFAYVGVERASWSLRRQQAFAEQAAQLGASCEIYSPLSRRRFVESWNGGQEDLGDWLESLPKPVGLMAAHDLRALCVLDACRRRNIAVPEQVAVVGVDDDDVFCEAVDPPLTSIAHQAKAVGYQAAALLDRLMKGEQTADSTILVPPRLLIPRRSTDTIAVDDPAIAAALEFIRHNACAKISVSLIARHVNLARRSLERRFTRLVGKTPHQIIAEERLRRARQLLIDTDFTLEQIAAMSGFSSAAYLSVIIKQHENCTPTEFRLKSQH; translated from the coding sequence ATGCAGAACCGTACCGCCCCCCAGGTGGCGATATTCATAGAAACATCAAAAACATTCGGCAGAGAAATTCTGCAGGGAATCTCGAGCTATTCACGCACCCATGGCCCCTGGTCAGTCTACATAGATGAATGGGGACCGGAGACGTCTTTACCCGACTGGCTGAATGGTTGGGAGGGAGACGGTATCATTGCCCGCGTCCGCTCACGGCAGATGGCAGAACGACTGTCAGCAGCCAATGTTCCCGTAGTCGACACATTGCAGCAGATCTCCGACCTGGGGCTGCCAGGAGTTTACTCTGATGATACAGCACTGGCCCGGATTGCATTCGAACATTTACAGGATCGGCATCTCAGAAATTTTGCCTATGTGGGTGTGGAACGGGCCAGCTGGTCTCTTCGTCGACAACAGGCATTTGCTGAACAGGCAGCGCAACTCGGTGCCAGTTGTGAAATTTACTCCCCGCTTTCACGGAGGAGATTCGTGGAGAGCTGGAACGGAGGACAAGAGGATCTGGGGGACTGGCTGGAATCGCTTCCTAAGCCGGTCGGACTGATGGCAGCTCATGATCTGCGGGCGCTCTGTGTCCTGGATGCCTGCCGCCGGCGTAATATCGCGGTACCGGAACAGGTGGCTGTCGTGGGAGTGGACGATGACGATGTCTTCTGTGAGGCAGTTGACCCACCTCTGACCAGCATCGCCCATCAGGCGAAAGCCGTTGGTTACCAGGCTGCAGCGCTGCTTGATCGCCTGATGAAAGGAGAACAGACCGCAGATTCAACGATCCTGGTCCCGCCCCGCCTGCTGATTCCCCGCCGTTCTACTGATACCATCGCCGTCGATGATCCCGCGATCGCAGCGGCCCTCGAATTTATCAGGCACAATGCATGTGCGAAAATCAGCGTCTCACTGATTGCCCGCCATGTCAATCTGGCACGGCGCTCCCTGGAACGTCGCTTCACCAGACTGGTGGGAAAAACGCCGCACCAGATCATCGCGGAAGAACGTCTTCGCCGCGCCAGACAATTGCTGATCGACACCGATTTTACGCTCGAACAGATAGCAGCCATGTCTGGATTCTCCAGTGCAGCCTACCTGAGTGTGATCATCAAGCAGCATGAGAACTGTACTCCGACCGAGTTTCGACTGAAGTCGCAACACTAG
- a CDS encoding neutral/alkaline non-lysosomal ceramidase N-terminal domain-containing protein, translating to MHAFRLFTTAVVFSISFSISHAEKTKTFSVGIAKVDITPEYPVPLSGYAARGSKPINQVEQHLWARAVAVEDQQGKPRVLITVDNCGVPAEVTKQVVANLKDKYEMTPSGVVICSTHTHSAPMLTDVLPNLFTKDLTKEEQAVIARYTQELAEKLTEVAKQAIQDSRPAHLEWGTGTATFAKNRRQITGPVDYEVPILVVKSPEGKRRAILVSYACHCTTLGPVPFMSGDWAGCAVEGIETDFPGCMAMVAIGCGADQNPKVRGDDQGAARVNGRGLADGVKQRLKTSLTPITGSLTTHSQEVKLPLATLPTEEEWKMLAKKPGITGYHAQKNLKRLAQGEALIDEIDYPVKSWVFGDDLAMVFLGGEVVVDYSLAIKSKYGEKVWVSSYANDVPCYIPSERVLKEGGYEGRNAMVWYDKPGPFAPGLEEKILKTVAAQIPVDFKPAEDVSRTGGKRPLTPEESISRMNYADDLQIDVVAAEPLVVDPVAVEFGPDGKLWVVEMRDYPQGMDGNLKPGGVVKFLEDLDQDGNYDKSTVFLEGLPFPTGLMVWKNGLLVCTAPDVIYAEDTDGDGKADINRKVLTGFATHNYQARVNSLAPGLDNWVYASGGLFGGIIKSFNGQTVNVTNRDFRFHPETGELEPVSGRTQQGRVRDDWGDWFGCRNGSLCVHYPVDEAYYRKNPYVVSPPAEVAVPRGDDASQLYPVGELVQFHLSGQRGRPTSACGLGLYRDVALGEPFYENAFVCEPVNQLVHRRVLKPEGVTFAGYRAKEEQGREFLTSTDNWFRPVQMRTAPDGSLYIVDMYRYLIEHPKFLSPESVQKLNVRAGETRGRIYRVTRKGQQLKSIPDLKQLSAAKVAGLMESKNGTLRDIVQQELRLRGDQSAVPVLKQIAAKAEFPASRLQALCTLDALQGLNPDLLQPRINDAHPGVRREAIRLSEPFLNESSPLAEAVLAQAKEEQDPSVILQLAYSLGDLKGDAATTALLKLIQQHADSVYIRSAVLTSFEPSRLASAIASLLPQVTANPKMLPVLNALTDMAIASKQPKVLNDLAVHLTAHAAESQQIPSWEWNLLAQLLQSPQVKQQGHSDAFQEQISALSLRARELVSDVDQSPEERVNSLEFVLSLKQNQKDLDFVADLLSPQTPLKLQIAALRNLIATQNPEALELVFENWKQFTPSIQAEVLNQLLLRESTTQELLKQVEQKQVQPAQIDLTNQQRLLEHKNSKIKKHAQKLFSAASSASREQVLKQYQSVDLKQGNLERGRQVFEKQCASCHRLDGKGHVVGPDLAALTDQSKSFLLTSILDPNKAVDGRYASYLAVTEDGKLNTGILVSEQSNSITLKAQQGKVLTILRAQIDELINSGKSLMPEGLEREIPPAAMADLIVYLQEHSAPVSYKYAGAVTPDASYPDDAQKPKLVDRMNGTPKFNDGQWVGFRFTGEHPQPRIELDLGKKMPLQSLRIVYGVNHEPGSIHAPRSVRVSFSNNGREFGNPVQFSEFDNHPDGLGLYEIDRRMIEITFPEQRGRFVRIDFQSAGRWLFLSEISLASTATSDQYQAVSVTSGAAEQAAPGVDPVARIKSLVADVKVGTPDEYRNIPDIWRQAIAAGKRNQADELHRLLAASLPDFGQSLECWQAVVIGGGVINGITIAGDWPRTKIENILKATPPLEVRWKQSLHAAVKMADDPKIKSGTRYDALRMVAMLDYEKCQQQLKRYLMDATQAELQMGAVSGLGDINTPEATQDLITALPKLTPRNQKIAVEALVRTEARTQMLLQALEKKELTAELVDAAVQQQLKMSENAEIKKRAQTVFP from the coding sequence ATGCACGCCTTTCGCCTCTTCACGACGGCAGTGGTCTTCAGTATTTCTTTTTCGATCTCTCACGCTGAAAAAACGAAAACATTTTCAGTGGGGATCGCCAAAGTCGATATCACTCCCGAGTATCCGGTCCCCTTAAGTGGGTATGCCGCTCGAGGATCGAAGCCGATCAATCAGGTGGAACAGCATTTATGGGCACGTGCCGTTGCTGTTGAGGATCAACAGGGTAAGCCACGTGTGCTGATCACTGTTGATAACTGTGGCGTTCCCGCTGAGGTGACGAAACAGGTTGTCGCGAATCTGAAAGATAAATACGAAATGACGCCATCCGGCGTTGTGATCTGTTCGACACACACCCATTCGGCTCCCATGCTGACTGATGTGTTGCCGAACCTGTTCACGAAAGATCTGACCAAAGAGGAGCAGGCGGTGATTGCCCGCTATACTCAGGAGTTGGCTGAGAAACTGACAGAGGTCGCAAAGCAGGCGATTCAGGATTCCCGTCCCGCACACCTGGAATGGGGAACTGGAACAGCCACCTTTGCCAAAAACCGCAGACAGATTACCGGGCCCGTCGATTACGAGGTACCGATTCTGGTCGTGAAAAGTCCGGAGGGGAAGCGTCGCGCGATTCTGGTGAGCTATGCCTGTCACTGTACTACATTAGGACCGGTCCCATTTATGTCAGGGGACTGGGCCGGGTGTGCAGTCGAAGGGATCGAAACCGATTTCCCAGGATGCATGGCAATGGTGGCCATTGGTTGTGGAGCCGATCAGAATCCCAAAGTCCGTGGTGACGATCAGGGAGCTGCCCGGGTGAATGGGCGGGGACTCGCCGATGGTGTCAAGCAGCGGTTGAAGACGAGTCTGACACCGATTACCGGCAGCCTGACCACACACAGCCAGGAAGTGAAGCTCCCCTTGGCGACTCTGCCAACAGAAGAAGAGTGGAAAATGCTGGCAAAGAAGCCTGGCATCACGGGCTACCATGCTCAGAAAAATCTGAAACGACTGGCACAGGGTGAGGCTTTAATCGATGAGATCGACTATCCAGTGAAATCCTGGGTCTTCGGCGACGACCTGGCAATGGTGTTTCTTGGCGGAGAGGTGGTCGTTGATTACTCACTGGCGATCAAGAGTAAATACGGTGAGAAAGTCTGGGTTTCTTCTTATGCGAATGATGTTCCCTGTTACATTCCGTCCGAACGCGTCCTGAAAGAAGGAGGCTACGAAGGGCGGAATGCGATGGTCTGGTATGACAAGCCGGGTCCGTTTGCACCGGGACTGGAGGAAAAAATACTCAAGACAGTAGCCGCTCAGATTCCCGTTGACTTTAAGCCTGCGGAAGATGTCAGCCGAACAGGCGGGAAACGACCTCTGACTCCGGAAGAATCGATTTCCCGGATGAATTATGCAGATGACCTGCAGATTGATGTGGTCGCAGCCGAGCCGCTGGTAGTCGATCCGGTGGCAGTGGAGTTCGGTCCGGATGGAAAACTGTGGGTTGTGGAAATGCGAGACTATCCGCAGGGCATGGACGGCAATCTCAAACCAGGGGGCGTGGTCAAATTCCTGGAAGACCTCGATCAGGACGGGAACTACGATAAATCAACTGTGTTTCTGGAGGGGCTGCCGTTTCCCACCGGGCTGATGGTCTGGAAAAACGGGTTGCTGGTCTGTACTGCCCCCGATGTGATTTATGCAGAAGACACCGACGGCGACGGGAAAGCAGACATCAACCGCAAGGTGCTCACCGGTTTTGCAACCCATAACTATCAGGCACGAGTCAACAGTCTGGCACCGGGCCTGGATAACTGGGTTTATGCTTCCGGGGGGCTTTTTGGCGGGATCATCAAATCGTTCAACGGCCAGACCGTCAATGTTACCAATCGGGATTTTCGCTTTCATCCTGAGACGGGAGAACTGGAGCCGGTCAGTGGGCGAACCCAGCAGGGGCGTGTCCGCGATGACTGGGGAGACTGGTTTGGTTGTCGGAATGGCAGTCTGTGTGTGCACTATCCCGTGGATGAAGCTTACTATCGTAAAAATCCGTATGTGGTTTCACCGCCGGCTGAAGTGGCCGTGCCTCGCGGTGATGACGCCAGTCAGTTATATCCTGTCGGGGAACTGGTTCAATTCCACCTCAGTGGACAACGCGGCCGACCGACGTCTGCCTGTGGACTGGGGCTCTATCGCGATGTCGCATTGGGCGAGCCCTTTTATGAAAATGCGTTTGTCTGTGAACCAGTGAATCAACTGGTACATCGCCGCGTCTTGAAACCAGAGGGAGTGACATTCGCCGGCTACCGGGCGAAAGAAGAGCAGGGACGTGAATTTCTGACATCAACCGATAACTGGTTTCGTCCCGTTCAGATGCGAACGGCTCCCGATGGCTCGCTATACATCGTCGACATGTACCGTTATCTGATTGAGCATCCCAAATTTCTCTCCCCGGAGTCCGTACAGAAACTGAATGTCCGCGCGGGCGAGACGCGGGGGCGGATCTATCGTGTGACACGCAAAGGGCAACAGCTCAAATCCATTCCGGATCTGAAACAGCTCAGTGCTGCGAAAGTCGCAGGGTTAATGGAAAGCAAGAATGGTACTCTGCGTGATATCGTGCAGCAGGAACTTCGCTTACGCGGAGATCAGAGTGCTGTTCCTGTCTTGAAACAGATCGCAGCAAAGGCCGAGTTCCCCGCCTCACGCCTGCAGGCATTGTGCACACTGGATGCGTTACAGGGACTTAATCCGGATCTGTTACAACCGCGGATTAACGATGCTCATCCGGGAGTCCGCCGCGAAGCGATTCGACTGTCGGAACCATTTCTGAATGAATCATCTCCGCTGGCTGAAGCGGTTCTCGCACAGGCGAAGGAGGAACAGGATCCGTCTGTGATTCTGCAACTGGCTTACTCTCTTGGTGATTTAAAAGGTGATGCCGCGACGACCGCGTTATTGAAATTGATCCAGCAGCATGCCGACAGTGTTTATATTCGCTCTGCAGTACTGACGAGTTTTGAGCCGAGCCGACTGGCATCCGCAATCGCATCACTTTTGCCTCAGGTGACAGCCAATCCGAAGATGCTGCCGGTACTTAATGCACTGACCGATATGGCAATCGCTTCGAAGCAGCCCAAGGTGTTGAATGACCTGGCTGTCCATCTGACTGCGCATGCTGCCGAAAGTCAGCAGATTCCGAGTTGGGAATGGAACCTGCTTGCTCAGTTGCTGCAGTCGCCTCAGGTGAAACAGCAGGGCCATTCGGATGCATTTCAGGAACAGATCTCGGCTTTGAGTCTGCGGGCCCGTGAGCTGGTATCTGATGTCGATCAGTCCCCGGAAGAACGGGTAAACTCCCTGGAGTTTGTATTAAGCCTGAAACAGAATCAGAAGGACCTCGATTTTGTTGCCGATCTACTCTCTCCGCAGACACCACTGAAGCTGCAGATTGCTGCATTGAGAAACCTGATCGCCACCCAGAATCCAGAGGCACTGGAGCTGGTGTTTGAAAACTGGAAGCAGTTTACGCCTTCTATTCAGGCAGAAGTTCTGAATCAGTTACTCCTGCGGGAATCGACGACTCAGGAACTGCTGAAACAGGTTGAACAGAAGCAGGTGCAACCGGCCCAGATTGATCTGACGAATCAACAACGACTGCTCGAACATAAGAATTCCAAGATTAAAAAGCATGCCCAGAAACTGTTTTCCGCGGCCAGCAGTGCCAGTCGGGAACAGGTGCTGAAGCAGTATCAGTCGGTTGATCTGAAACAGGGGAACCTGGAACGGGGGCGGCAGGTCTTTGAGAAGCAGTGTGCCAGCTGTCATCGCCTGGATGGTAAAGGACATGTGGTCGGTCCTGACCTGGCAGCACTGACGGATCAATCCAAGTCATTTTTGCTGACCTCGATTCTGGATCCAAATAAAGCCGTCGATGGTCGTTATGCTTCCTATCTGGCGGTAACAGAAGATGGAAAACTTAATACGGGGATTCTGGTTTCCGAACAGAGCAACAGTATCACGCTGAAAGCGCAGCAGGGAAAAGTGCTGACGATTCTGAGAGCCCAGATTGACGAGTTGATCAATTCAGGCAAGTCACTCATGCCCGAGGGACTGGAACGGGAAATTCCTCCCGCAGCAATGGCGGATCTGATTGTCTATCTCCAGGAACACAGTGCCCCTGTGAGCTACAAGTACGCGGGAGCGGTGACTCCGGATGCCAGTTATCCCGATGATGCACAGAAGCCGAAGCTGGTCGATCGGATGAACGGAACTCCCAAATTCAATGACGGCCAATGGGTCGGGTTCCGCTTCACTGGCGAGCACCCCCAGCCGCGCATTGAACTGGATCTGGGGAAAAAGATGCCTCTGCAGTCGTTGCGGATCGTGTATGGCGTCAATCATGAACCGGGATCAATTCATGCTCCGCGATCAGTGCGGGTTTCCTTCAGCAATAATGGGCGTGAGTTTGGTAATCCGGTACAGTTTTCTGAATTCGATAACCACCCGGATGGACTGGGGCTGTATGAAATTGATCGACGCATGATTGAAATCACGTTCCCGGAACAACGGGGACGGTTCGTACGCATCGATTTTCAAAGTGCCGGTCGCTGGCTGTTTCTTTCGGAAATCTCGCTGGCCAGTACCGCTACCAGCGATCAGTATCAGGCGGTGTCCGTTACATCCGGTGCTGCAGAACAGGCTGCTCCTGGAGTCGATCCAGTGGCCCGAATCAAGTCTCTGGTGGCAGATGTTAAAGTCGGTACTCCCGATGAATATCGCAACATTCCCGATATCTGGAGACAGGCGATTGCTGCCGGAAAACGAAATCAGGCGGATGAACTTCATCGCTTGCTGGCTGCTTCACTGCCGGACTTCGGGCAGTCGCTGGAGTGCTGGCAGGCCGTGGTGATAGGCGGCGGTGTAATCAACGGGATCACCATCGCCGGCGACTGGCCACGAACGAAAATCGAAAACATTCTTAAAGCCACTCCTCCGCTGGAAGTTCGCTGGAAGCAGTCGCTGCATGCTGCGGTCAAGATGGCCGATGATCCCAAAATAAAATCCGGTACCCGCTATGATGCACTGCGCATGGTGGCCATGCTCGACTACGAGAAATGTCAACAGCAGTTGAAACGTTACCTGATGGATGCGACACAGGCCGAATTGCAGATGGGAGCCGTCAGTGGACTGGGCGACATCAATACCCCGGAAGCGACCCAGGATCTGATCACCGCGCTGCCGAAATTGACTCCGCGGAATCAGAAGATTGCGGTCGAGGCTCTCGTCAGAACAGAGGCTCGTACGCAGATGCTGCTGCAGGCGCTGGAGAAAAAAGAGCTGACTGCTGAACTGGTGGATGCCGCAGTTCAGCAGCAACTGAAAATGTCAGAGAATGCCGAGATTAAGAAACGGGCACAGACCGTCTTTCCCTGA
- a CDS encoding type 1 glutamine amidotransferase domain-containing protein → MTDSLPLAGQKFLLFVGADYEDLELWYPKLRLEEAGAETTMAGLESNQTYLGKHGYPAESEATIESISSSDFQGVICAGGWMPDKLRRYEKVLSLLQEFHESEKLIAAICHGGWMPISAGIYQGVKVTGSPGIKDDLVNAGAIWEDAPVVVDRHFVCSRRPSDLPDFCRGILNVLLSK, encoded by the coding sequence ATGACTGACTCACTCCCCCTCGCCGGACAGAAGTTTCTACTGTTCGTAGGAGCGGACTACGAAGACCTCGAACTCTGGTACCCAAAGCTCCGTCTCGAAGAAGCGGGCGCAGAGACAACCATGGCGGGACTGGAGTCCAATCAGACCTACCTGGGTAAGCATGGCTATCCGGCAGAATCGGAAGCCACCATTGAGAGCATTTCATCCAGCGATTTCCAGGGGGTGATCTGCGCCGGCGGTTGGATGCCCGATAAGCTCCGCCGCTATGAAAAGGTACTTTCACTCCTGCAGGAATTCCATGAAAGCGAAAAACTGATCGCAGCCATCTGCCACGGTGGCTGGATGCCGATCTCTGCCGGCATCTACCAGGGTGTCAAAGTCACCGGTTCTCCCGGAATCAAAGACGACCTCGTCAATGCCGGCGCTATCTGGGAAGACGCACCGGTTGTCGTGGACCGACACTTTGTCTGCAGTCGTCGTCCCAGTGACCTCCCCGACTTCTGTCGTGGTATTCTCAACGTCTTACTGTCGAAGTAA
- a CDS encoding cupin domain-containing protein, translated as MPQFIERPVVVEAAGNKPKQIEEFVGRVNTGDDAISIARMVSPGGWVEPAQTPDFREMTVVMKGTLQVETHEGMFEVQAGQGIILEPGEWVRYSTPGAEGAEYIAVCTPAFSPDTVHRDEAS; from the coding sequence ATGCCTCAATTCATTGAACGCCCAGTCGTTGTAGAAGCCGCCGGTAACAAACCCAAGCAGATTGAAGAGTTCGTGGGGCGAGTGAATACGGGAGACGACGCGATCAGCATCGCCCGTATGGTTTCTCCCGGTGGCTGGGTGGAACCGGCTCAGACACCTGATTTTCGAGAAATGACCGTGGTTATGAAAGGCACGCTGCAGGTTGAGACGCATGAGGGAATGTTTGAAGTCCAGGCGGGACAGGGGATAATACTGGAGCCCGGCGAGTGGGTTCGTTACAGTACACCTGGCGCGGAGGGAGCCGAATATATCGCGGTTTGTACGCCCGCCTTTTCGCCTGATACCGTCCATCGCGACGAGGCATCCTGA